The Panicum hallii strain FIL2 chromosome 9, PHallii_v3.1, whole genome shotgun sequence genome has a window encoding:
- the LOC112878165 gene encoding beta-glucuronosyltransferase GlcAT14A-like, whose product MRKLPPAHRLRWMRALLLALPLLSLPILYAALGAARSSTPGRPQQQQRRPPPRLAYLITGAGPGDGPRIRRLLRALYHPWNCYLVGVAGEDDRADLEAFVRGQEAPRRYGNVRVADAGEWGAVSRRGPTELAATLHAAAVLLREFEGWSWFINLSASDYPLMPQDDILHIFSYIPRDLNFIDHTSNIGWKEYQRARPIIVDPALQVPNKTEVITTKEKRSLPSAFKIFVGSSWVVLSRSFLEFCLLGWDNLPRTLLMYFTNFLSSSEGYFHTVICNSEYYQNTTINSDLRFMTWDNPPRTHPVNLTTEHFDSMANSGAPFAHSFTNDSPVLDMIDTKLLGRAPDRFTPGGWCLGGSIGGKDPCTFFGRSFVLRPTKGSAKLEKLLLKLLEPDNFRPKQCK is encoded by the exons ATGAGGAAGCTGCCGCCGGCGCACCGGCTCCGGTGGATGCGCGCGCTGCTCCTCGCGCTCCCGCTCCTCTCGCTCCCCATCCTCTACGCGGCGCTCGGCGCGGCGCGCTCCTCCACGCCGGGgcggccgcagcagcagcagcggaggCCGCCGCCGAGGCTGGCGTACCTCATCACGGGCGCCGGCCCCGGGGACGGCCCGCGGATCCGGAGGCTGCTGCGGGCGCTCTACCACCCGTGGAACTGCTACCTTGTCGGGGTGGCCGGGGAGGACGACCGCGCGGATCTCGAGGCCTTCGTGCGCGGCCAGGAGGCGCCGCGCCGGTACGGCAACGTGCGGGTGGCGGACGCGGGGGAGTGGGGTGCCGTCTCGCGGAGGGGGCCCACCGAGCTGGCCGCCAcgctccacgccgccgccgtgctgctCAGGGAGTTCGAAGGGTGGAGCTGGTTCATCAACCTCAGCGCCTCCGATTACCCGCTCATGCCCCAGGATG ACATCCTTCATATCTTCTCATATATTCCAAGAGATCTGAACTTTATTGATCACACAAGCAATATTGGTTGGAAAGA GTATCAAAGGGCAAGACCAATTATTGTAGATCCAGCATTGCAGGTCCCAAATAAAACTGAGGTTATAACAACAAAGGAGAAAAGGAGTCTGCCATCTGCTTTCAAAATATTTGTAG GTTCATCTTGGGTTGTACTTAGCCGATCATTCTTGGAGTTTTGCTTATTGGGATGGGACAACCTTCCTCGCACATTACTGATGTATTTCACCAACTTCCTCTCATCCTCAGAAGGCTACTTCCACACAGTGATCTGCAACTCAGAGTACTACCAGAATACCACCATCAACAGTGATCTGCGTTTCATGACGTGGGATAACCCCCCTCGGACACACCCTGTTAACCTCACAACAGAGCATTTCGACTCAATGGCAAACAGTGGGGCGCCTTTTGCGCACTCCTTCACAAATGATAGTCCTGTCCTGGATATGATTGACACCAAGCTGTTGGGCCGAGCACCTGACCGCTTCACCCCGGGTGGATGGTGCTTGGGTGGCTCGATAGGCGGGAAAGATCCATGTACCTTCTTCGGAAGGTCCTTTGTTCTCAGGCCGACCAAAGGCTCGGCCAAGTTAGAGAAGTTGTTGTTGAAACTTTTGGAACCTGATAACTTCAGGCCTAAACAGTGTAAATAA
- the LOC112877066 gene encoding uncharacterized protein LOC112877066, with protein sequence MGRKAGALYINPKKFGAVAKPCMVEMVAFLNCLALNKQEDDKCVRQKDLLVMCTQTQKGKPKNAAKTINYHLQRLGRDKFL encoded by the exons ATGGGTCGGAAGGCTGGTGCTTTGTACATAAACCCAAAGAAGTTTGGTGCTGTTGCGAAGCCTTGCATGGTAGAAATGGTGGCCTTCCTCAACTGCCTGGCCTTAAACAAACAGGAAGATGACAAGTGCGTGAGGCAGAAGGATCTCTTGGTTATGTGCACTCAGACTCAG AAAGGGAAGCCAAAGAACGCAGCGAAGACCATCAATTACCATCTCCAGCGACTTGGGCGAGACAAGTTCCTCTAG